The proteins below come from a single Acidobacteriota bacterium genomic window:
- a CDS encoding NYN domain-containing protein yields the protein MEKFDAMRTKKIALLIDGDNAQPSLIGQIMTEAGKYGLVTIRRIYGDWTTVNMSGWKNTLNDNAIQPIQQFRYTVGKNATDSAMIIDAMDILHGDLVDGFCIVSSDSDYTRLATRIREMGFFVMGIGARKTPKAFVNACNVFIYTENLVVKDTPRGEQRSSVKKSAEKDKDREDRSRKYDPVPLLRGAFDMAVQEDGWANLGTIGFYLRQLDPGFDPRTYGHKQLSQLIRSHGKLFDVKAHEESGGTAIYIRMKEPPAGESAGA from the coding sequence ATGGAAAAATTCGATGCGATGCGGACCAAGAAAATCGCTCTTCTCATCGACGGCGACAACGCCCAACCGTCCTTGATCGGCCAGATCATGACCGAGGCCGGAAAATACGGCCTCGTGACCATCCGCCGTATTTACGGCGACTGGACGACGGTCAACATGTCCGGCTGGAAAAACACCCTCAACGACAACGCCATCCAGCCCATCCAGCAGTTCCGCTACACCGTGGGCAAGAACGCAACGGACAGCGCCATGATCATCGACGCCATGGATATTCTCCACGGCGACCTGGTCGACGGCTTCTGCATCGTCTCGAGCGACAGCGACTACACCCGCCTGGCCACACGCATTCGGGAGATGGGCTTTTTCGTCATGGGCATCGGCGCCCGGAAAACCCCCAAAGCCTTCGTCAACGCCTGCAATGTCTTCATTTACACGGAAAACCTGGTGGTCAAGGACACGCCTCGCGGAGAGCAGCGGAGCTCCGTCAAGAAGTCGGCCGAAAAAGACAAGGACAGGGAAGACAGATCCCGGAAATACGACCCTGTGCCCCTCCTTCGGGGAGCGTTCGACATGGCCGTCCAGGAAGACGGGTGGGCCAACCTCGGGACCATCGGATTTTATCTCCGCCAGCTTGACCCGGGCTTCGATCCCCGGACCTACGGTCACAAGCAGCTCTCCCAGCTCATCCGCAGCCACGGGAAGCTGTTCGACGTCAAGGCTCACGAGGAAAGCGGCGGGACGGCCATCTATATCCGCATGAAGGAGCCGCCGGCCGGAGAATCGGCCGGAGCCTGA
- the serS gene encoding serine--tRNA ligase, translated as MLDPKDILEHIDNVKDRLSMRGRLPDLDAFVALAERKKEMLRKVEDLRSLKNKASDEVSRMKMEGRDASVLIAEMRGVGDGLKTLEDELRAIEEEVKAVLLTFPNLPDPSVPAGSGAEDNIEVRRSGPPPSFEFEPKPHWEIGETLGILDFERAGKIAGSRFVVSLRAAARLERALINFMLDIHVREGGFTEILPPFIANAQSLTGTGNLPKFKEDLFQLEGTDLYMIPTAEVPLTNYYRNEILDTADLPRRFAAWTPCFRSEAGSYGKDIRGLVRQHQFNKVEMMIFSVPESSNDELERMTASAEEVLRRLGLAYRVVLLCAGDMGFASAKTYDLEVWMPGRKSYMEISSCSNCRDFQARRSNIRFRPAPKAKPEFVHTLNGSGLAVGRTAAAILENYQMADGSVGIPEALRPYMGGLKRIAADTP; from the coding sequence ATGCTGGACCCCAAAGATATTCTGGAACATATTGATAACGTGAAAGATAGGCTCTCCATGCGGGGCCGCCTTCCGGACCTCGACGCCTTCGTCGCCCTGGCCGAACGGAAAAAGGAAATGCTCCGGAAGGTCGAAGATCTCCGCTCTCTCAAAAACAAGGCCTCGGATGAGGTCTCGCGCATGAAGATGGAAGGCCGCGACGCGTCGGTTCTGATCGCCGAAATGCGCGGCGTCGGCGACGGCCTCAAAACACTCGAAGATGAATTGCGAGCCATCGAAGAGGAAGTGAAAGCCGTTCTTTTAACCTTTCCGAACCTGCCCGATCCGTCGGTTCCGGCCGGAAGCGGTGCGGAGGACAATATCGAGGTGCGGCGGTCGGGTCCGCCTCCGTCTTTCGAATTCGAACCCAAGCCGCACTGGGAAATCGGGGAGACCCTGGGCATCCTTGATTTCGAGAGGGCGGGAAAAATCGCCGGATCCCGATTCGTCGTGTCCCTCCGGGCCGCGGCCCGGCTGGAGCGGGCTCTGATCAATTTCATGCTTGACATCCATGTCCGGGAAGGCGGGTTCACGGAAATCCTGCCTCCCTTCATCGCCAATGCCCAAAGCTTGACCGGAACGGGAAACCTGCCCAAATTCAAGGAGGATTTATTTCAGCTCGAGGGCACCGATCTCTACATGATTCCCACTGCCGAAGTTCCGCTGACCAATTATTATCGTAATGAAATCCTGGACACCGCCGACTTGCCGCGCCGATTCGCCGCCTGGACGCCGTGTTTCCGCAGCGAGGCCGGATCCTACGGCAAGGACATCCGCGGACTTGTCCGCCAGCACCAGTTCAACAAGGTCGAAATGATGATCTTCTCGGTGCCGGAGTCGTCGAACGACGAACTCGAGCGCATGACGGCCTCCGCCGAAGAAGTCCTCCGCCGGCTCGGCCTGGCCTACCGGGTGGTTCTTCTCTGCGCGGGCGACATGGGTTTTGCGAGCGCCAAGACCTATGACCTCGAGGTCTGGATGCCGGGCCGGAAAAGCTACATGGAGATCTCTTCATGCTCCAACTGCAGGGATTTTCAAGCCCGGCGGTCCAATATCCGGTTCCGGCCCGCCCCCAAGGCCAAGCCCGAATTCGTCCACACCCTGAACGGCTCCGGCCTGGCCGTGGGACGCACGGCGGCCGCCATCCTGGAAAATTATCAAATGGCGGACGGCTCGGTCGGGATTCCCGAAGCCCTTCGTCCTTACATGGGGGGATTGAAAAGAATCGCCGCCGACACGCCGTGA
- a CDS encoding cob(I)yrinic acid a,c-diamide adenosyltransferase translates to MKKGFVRSGFRGRIQVYTGDGKGKTTAAFGLALRAAGNRMGVFIGQFLKKRPSGEIRAAAKLRPFIVVRKFGREGLIFGPDGVTEDDILRGRKGLQTCLRAMLSGRYQLIILDEIHTALHFRILTEAEVHEFLDRRPDGVEIVLTGRCAPSSIIDRADLVTEMKSLKHYYDAGVPARRGIES, encoded by the coding sequence ATGAAAAAAGGTTTCGTGAGATCCGGCTTCCGCGGACGGATTCAGGTCTACACGGGCGACGGCAAGGGAAAAACGACGGCCGCCTTCGGACTGGCTCTGCGGGCTGCAGGCAACAGGATGGGGGTTTTCATCGGCCAGTTCCTCAAGAAGCGGCCGTCCGGAGAGATCCGGGCCGCGGCCAAACTCCGCCCGTTCATCGTCGTCCGAAAGTTCGGTCGCGAGGGACTGATTTTCGGGCCGGACGGAGTCACCGAGGATGACATTCTGAGGGGCCGCAAAGGATTGCAAACCTGTCTCCGGGCCATGCTGTCCGGCCGTTATCAACTGATCATCCTGGACGAGATTCATACGGCCCTCCATTTCCGGATTCTGACCGAAGCCGAGGTCCATGAATTTCTGGACCGCCGGCCCGACGGTGTGGAGATCGTGCTGACCGGCCGATGCGCGCCCTCTTCGATCATCGACCGGGCCGACCTGGTGACGGAAATGAAAAGCCTCAAGCATTATTACGATGCGGGGGTTCCGGCCCGCCGGGGAATCGAGTCATGA
- a CDS encoding metallopeptidase family protein: MKNRRGVSIGRERFEKLVEETVARLPRRFRKYLKNIAIMVEDRSPRGSGLLGLYHGVPLEHRGPYYGNVAPDVIVIYRRPIENISSTEDEIRTQIRDTVLHEIGHFFGLDEAELREIENDD; encoded by the coding sequence ATGAAAAACCGCCGCGGAGTTTCGATCGGCCGGGAACGCTTCGAGAAGCTTGTCGAAGAAACCGTGGCCCGGCTCCCCCGGAGATTCCGCAAATATCTTAAAAATATCGCCATCATGGTCGAGGACCGGTCTCCGCGCGGCAGCGGGCTTCTCGGCCTTTATCACGGCGTTCCTCTCGAACACCGCGGCCCCTATTACGGAAATGTCGCTCCCGACGTCATTGTGATCTACCGCCGTCCCATCGAAAACATCAGCTCCACCGAGGACGAAATCCGGACCCAGATCCGGGACACCGTCCTTCACGAAATCGGACATTTTTTCGGCCTGGACGAGGCCGAACTGAGAGAAATTGAAAATGACGACTAA
- a CDS encoding dihydrodipicolinate synthase family protein: MTTKPLTGIIPALTTPFENDQVSTGKLAFNIALYNRSELSGYLVCGSTGECVLLSDDESAAVVKTAREAAGPEKILIAGTARESLRATVEATRRAADLGADFALIRPPSYYKSRMDRETLRTFFLKTADDSPVPVIVYNIPQNTGFSLEAELIVELSDHDNIAGLKESSGNLTLLAAVVRRLPQDFSYLLGAGSVVVPALQMGASGAILAVADAVPEVCADMYRLFVQGDFEGARKRQLDIVPLNRLATEARGIPGLKAALDMRGFYGGPVRLPLLPATDKDRAEIDVLLKSLGL, translated from the coding sequence ATGACGACTAAACCATTGACGGGAATCATCCCCGCCCTGACAACTCCCTTCGAAAACGACCAGGTCTCGACCGGAAAGCTCGCCTTCAATATCGCCCTCTACAACAGGTCGGAATTGTCCGGATACCTTGTCTGCGGATCGACGGGAGAATGCGTTCTTCTCTCCGACGACGAATCGGCCGCCGTCGTCAAAACCGCCCGGGAAGCCGCCGGACCGGAAAAAATCCTGATCGCCGGGACGGCCCGGGAATCCCTGCGAGCGACCGTCGAGGCGACGCGCCGCGCTGCCGATCTCGGCGCCGACTTCGCCCTGATCCGTCCGCCGTCATATTACAAGTCCAGGATGGACCGGGAGACGCTCCGGACATTTTTCCTCAAGACGGCCGATGATTCACCCGTTCCCGTCATCGTCTACAACATCCCGCAGAATACGGGCTTTTCCCTCGAAGCCGAACTCATCGTCGAACTCTCCGATCATGACAACATCGCCGGACTCAAGGAAAGTTCGGGAAACCTGACCCTTCTCGCCGCCGTCGTCCGCCGTCTGCCGCAGGATTTTTCCTATCTCCTCGGCGCGGGAAGCGTCGTTGTCCCCGCCCTCCAGATGGGAGCTTCGGGCGCCATCCTGGCCGTGGCCGACGCCGTCCCGGAGGTCTGTGCGGACATGTACCGGCTTTTTGTCCAGGGTGATTTTGAGGGGGCACGGAAACGTCAACTCGACATCGTTCCCCTGAACCGATTGGCCACGGAAGCGCGGGGCATCCCCGGATTGAAGGCGGCGCTCGACATGAGGGGCTTCTACGGAGGGCCGGTCCGCCTCCCCCTTCTTCCCGCCACGGACAAAGACCGCGCGGAGATCGACGTTCTTTTAAAATCCCTCGGGTTGTGA
- a CDS encoding zinc metallopeptidase, whose translation MFLDSTFFLLIPPLILALYAQSKVKSTYAKFSRVFAASRISGAEAAHQILQTSRASDVRVERTPGQLTDHYDPRKKALRLSEGVFSSSSIAALGIAAHEAGHAIQHASGYAPMHLRSLIYPVANLGSTLAFPLFFIGFIFSEGPSVLMDIGILLFTGAVLFTVVTLPVEFNASRRALALLRERSFLTPQELTGARKVLSAAALTYVASTGMAAMQLLRMLLLRQSRH comes from the coding sequence ATGTTTCTGGATTCGACGTTTTTTCTTTTGATTCCTCCCTTGATTTTGGCGCTCTATGCCCAATCCAAGGTCAAGAGCACGTATGCCAAGTTCAGCCGGGTTTTCGCCGCCTCCCGCATTTCCGGCGCCGAAGCCGCACACCAGATCCTCCAGACAAGCCGAGCCTCCGACGTCCGCGTCGAAAGGACGCCGGGACAGCTCACCGACCATTATGACCCGCGAAAAAAGGCTCTGCGGTTGTCCGAGGGCGTCTTCTCGAGTTCGTCCATCGCCGCCCTGGGCATCGCCGCCCACGAGGCCGGGCATGCCATCCAGCACGCCTCGGGTTACGCCCCCATGCACCTCAGAAGCCTGATCTACCCCGTGGCCAACCTGGGATCCACCCTGGCCTTTCCCCTGTTTTTCATCGGATTCATTTTCAGTGAAGGCCCGAGCGTCCTCATGGACATCGGCATCCTTCTTTTCACCGGCGCCGTGCTCTTCACCGTGGTTACGCTGCCCGTCGAGTTCAACGCCTCCCGCCGCGCCCTCGCGCTTCTCCGGGAGCGAAGCTTCCTCACGCCCCAGGAATTGACCGGCGCCCGCAAAGTGTTGTCCGCCGCCGCCCTGACGTATGTCGCATCGACCGGGATGGCCGCCATGCAGCTTCTGCGCATGCTGCTTCTCCGCCAATCCCGGCATTAA
- a CDS encoding M14 family metallopeptidase, translating to MSALPMLRRSAIALLIAGLVLPAALFSQTPPETFLGHAVGADRKLADYDQIKAYFRLLDSESPKLKLLEIGTSTLGKPMIMAVITSEDNMARLDEYRETARKLKMARGLTDDDARRLARDGKVIVTITCSLHATEIAASQMAMEFAYDLVAGKAFFDIEEALRDVIVLLIPTSNPDGHQMVTEWYRKYVGTPFEGGNMPWLYHHYAGHNNNRDWLMFNLAETRAVSRVLYHEWFPQIHIDEHQMGSTGARLFIPPYQDPPLPNVHPLIWRGINLLGTTMAYDLQSAGFQGIENSRNFTGWWIGACNDTSWLHNTVGILSEMASVRIASPIYIDPTEVPQSYVERRMHFLDPWPGGWWRLRDLVDYELTLTKSLVRTAALYKEDFLYNSYLASKLSIETTDKDQPFAFVIPAEQRDTPTTRRMLGILMFGGIEIHKAEEPFIAGGRYYPAGSFVVLMAQPFKPYARSLLEKQRYPDLREYPGGPPIPPYDNAGWTLPLQMGVACDEIKTPFEARLTKLESAPANIPEVPDGPPYLLFDARSNASYAVVFELLKKNAEVWRTAGSVVADGFEAAPGSFIVGNTPEIGKALSGLLEKWPIEPRALKSIDGLSKAAVKNPRIGVYRSWRSNMDEGWVRYIFDDMGVSYTTLRNSDFKSEKGKKVDLRASYDVIIFASENPDIIKSGRPGAGSEFARFMTPMPPEYEGGIEKEGVDALKAFVEKGGILVANNQASNFILREFPVPARNAVERIDRTRFFCPTSILKLDVDPTTPIGYGLAEMTPAVFSGSLALDTWVPPMGWDRKVVASFPERNILLSGWLLGEEEIARKAAVVDVSHKNGRIILIGIAGHHRGQSHGTFKFLLNSLLYPQAN from the coding sequence ATGTCCGCCCTACCGATGCTCCGTCGATCCGCAATTGCGCTTCTCATCGCCGGCCTTGTTCTGCCGGCGGCGCTCTTTTCCCAGACACCGCCCGAGACGTTCCTCGGACATGCCGTGGGAGCCGACCGGAAGTTGGCCGACTACGATCAGATCAAGGCCTATTTTCGACTCCTCGACAGCGAATCGCCCAAGCTCAAATTGCTCGAAATCGGGACATCCACATTGGGCAAACCCATGATCATGGCCGTGATCACATCCGAAGACAATATGGCCCGTCTCGATGAGTATCGCGAGACGGCCCGCAAGCTCAAAATGGCCCGGGGACTCACGGACGATGACGCCCGTCGCCTGGCCCGGGACGGTAAGGTCATCGTGACCATCACCTGCAGCCTCCATGCGACGGAGATCGCCGCCTCCCAAATGGCCATGGAATTCGCCTATGATCTCGTCGCCGGAAAAGCGTTTTTCGATATCGAAGAAGCCCTGCGAGACGTCATTGTCCTCCTCATTCCGACCTCCAATCCCGACGGCCATCAAATGGTCACCGAGTGGTATCGCAAATATGTCGGCACGCCGTTCGAAGGCGGCAACATGCCCTGGCTCTACCATCACTACGCCGGCCATAACAACAACCGCGACTGGCTCATGTTCAACCTGGCCGAAACCCGGGCCGTATCCCGTGTGCTCTACCATGAATGGTTTCCCCAGATCCACATCGACGAACACCAGATGGGCTCGACGGGCGCTCGGCTCTTCATCCCGCCCTACCAGGACCCCCCGCTTCCGAATGTCCATCCCCTCATCTGGCGGGGCATCAACCTCCTGGGAACGACCATGGCCTACGATCTTCAGAGCGCCGGTTTCCAGGGGATCGAGAACAGCCGGAATTTCACGGGATGGTGGATCGGAGCCTGCAACGACACGTCATGGCTTCACAACACCGTGGGCATCCTGAGCGAAATGGCGTCGGTGCGCATCGCCTCCCCGATCTATATCGACCCCACCGAGGTGCCGCAATCCTATGTCGAACGCCGCATGCATTTCCTCGATCCCTGGCCCGGCGGCTGGTGGCGGCTGCGCGACCTCGTGGACTATGAGCTCACCTTGACGAAAAGCCTCGTCCGGACGGCCGCACTCTACAAGGAAGACTTCCTTTACAACTCCTACCTGGCCTCCAAACTGAGCATTGAGACGACCGATAAGGATCAGCCCTTCGCCTTCGTCATCCCGGCCGAACAGCGCGACACGCCGACCACCCGGCGCATGCTCGGCATCCTGATGTTCGGCGGCATCGAAATTCACAAAGCCGAAGAACCCTTCATCGCCGGCGGACGGTACTACCCGGCCGGTTCGTTTGTCGTTTTGATGGCTCAACCCTTCAAGCCTTATGCCCGCAGCCTGCTCGAAAAACAGAGATATCCCGATCTCCGTGAATATCCGGGCGGCCCCCCCATCCCTCCCTACGACAACGCCGGCTGGACGCTTCCGCTCCAGATGGGCGTCGCCTGCGACGAGATCAAAACGCCGTTCGAAGCCAGGCTGACAAAACTCGAATCCGCGCCCGCAAACATCCCGGAAGTCCCGGACGGCCCACCGTACCTTCTTTTTGACGCCCGGTCCAACGCCTCGTATGCCGTCGTTTTCGAACTTCTCAAGAAAAACGCCGAAGTCTGGCGGACCGCAGGAAGCGTCGTGGCGGACGGCTTCGAAGCGGCCCCGGGAAGTTTCATCGTCGGAAACACTCCGGAAATCGGGAAAGCCCTTTCCGGGCTTCTCGAAAAATGGCCCATCGAACCCCGCGCGTTGAAGTCCATCGACGGCCTGAGCAAGGCCGCGGTTAAGAATCCCCGGATCGGAGTCTACCGGTCCTGGCGCTCCAATATGGACGAAGGTTGGGTTCGCTATATTTTCGACGACATGGGCGTTTCTTACACCACGCTCCGTAACAGCGATTTCAAAAGTGAGAAGGGGAAAAAGGTCGACCTCAGGGCCTCTTACGACGTCATCATCTTTGCCTCCGAAAACCCCGATATCATCAAGAGCGGACGCCCCGGCGCCGGCAGCGAATTTGCCCGTTTCATGACGCCGATGCCCCCCGAATATGAAGGCGGCATCGAAAAAGAGGGTGTCGACGCCCTCAAGGCCTTTGTCGAAAAGGGCGGGATTCTGGTGGCCAACAATCAGGCCTCGAATTTTATTCTTCGGGAATTCCCGGTTCCGGCCCGCAACGCCGTCGAGCGGATCGACCGGACGCGGTTCTTCTGCCCGACGTCGATCCTGAAACTCGACGTCGATCCGACAACGCCGATCGGCTACGGGCTGGCCGAAATGACGCCCGCCGTTTTTTCCGGAAGCCTGGCCCTGGACACCTGGGTCCCGCCCATGGGATGGGACCGCAAGGTCGTGGCCTCCTTCCCGGAGAGAAACATCCTGCTCAGCGGCTGGCTGCTCGGGGAGGAGGAAATCGCCCGCAAGGCGGCCGTCGTCGACGTTTCCCACAAGAACGGGCGGATCATCCTCATCGGCATCGCCGGGCACCACCGCGGCCAGTCCCACGGGACCTTCAAGTTCCTGTTGAACAGCCTGCTTTATCCGCAAGCGAATTGA
- a CDS encoding dienelactone hydrolase family protein, translating into MNQQVGELFDLFSEGRIDRREFLSRLVLIAGGTAAAAAGLPARVGAASSIQFVAADDKRLHVEDISYPAPSGEMKGHLARPADEAKFPGVVVIHENRGLNPHTKDVARRFALEGYQALAPDALSPLGGTPEDVDEARGLMQKLDRSETTKNFAAAVAYLKTHPLSTGKVACVGFCWGGAVTNQVAVHSPDLDAAVPFYGSQPAAEDVPRIQASLLLHYAGDDERINAGIPAFEEALKKAGIDYRIFMYEGAQHAFFNDANRARYNEEAARLAWERTLDFFKEKLKA; encoded by the coding sequence ATGAATCAGCAAGTCGGTGAATTGTTCGACCTTTTTTCGGAGGGCCGGATCGACCGCCGGGAATTTCTTTCGAGACTGGTCCTCATCGCCGGAGGAACGGCGGCGGCGGCGGCAGGTCTGCCCGCTCGGGTCGGCGCGGCATCTTCCATTCAATTCGTCGCCGCTGACGACAAGCGCCTTCATGTTGAGGACATCTCTTACCCCGCTCCATCGGGAGAAATGAAAGGCCACCTCGCCCGGCCGGCGGACGAGGCCAAGTTCCCCGGCGTTGTCGTCATTCATGAAAACCGCGGCCTGAACCCTCACACAAAAGACGTCGCCCGGCGCTTCGCTCTCGAGGGCTACCAGGCCCTGGCTCCGGATGCGCTGTCGCCTCTCGGAGGCACGCCCGAAGACGTGGATGAGGCCCGCGGCCTGATGCAGAAGCTCGACCGCTCGGAAACGACGAAAAACTTCGCCGCCGCCGTCGCCTACCTGAAGACCCATCCGCTTTCGACCGGCAAGGTCGCCTGCGTGGGCTTTTGCTGGGGAGGCGCCGTCACCAACCAGGTGGCCGTCCATTCTCCGGACCTGGACGCGGCCGTCCCCTTTTACGGAAGCCAACCGGCCGCCGAGGACGTTCCGCGCATCCAGGCCTCGCTTCTTCTTCACTATGCCGGGGACGATGAGCGCATCAACGCCGGCATTCCGGCCTTCGAGGAGGCCCTCAAAAAAGCCGGCATCGACTACAGGATCTTCATGTACGAGGGCGCCCAGCACGCCTTCTTCAACGACGCGAATCGCGCCCGTTACAATGAGGAAGCGGCCCGGCTGGCCTGGGAGAGAACGCTCGACTTTTTCAAGGAAAAACTCAAGGCCTGA
- a CDS encoding prolyl oligopeptidase family serine peptidase, giving the protein MRRSMRGIVIAVLILSGFAVRSAAQGRVIDYERADGLRKKFTEAVADLPERAVWIEDTPRFWYRKTVKGGNAFVLCDAATLSVGPAFDHDKLAASLSAASKAEYTAVTLPFNRISYVEEEKSMEFEAADFRWRCNLETYVLEKIGPVERRRDGWQRVGWPKARAASEESKTSPDGKWEAFIENFNVFVRSMETREKTPLSFEGSEGDYYAFESLAWSPDSKKIAAYRIRPGFTRVISYVESSPADRLQPVSGTLEYTKPGDPLDIPQPVLFEVESRVRHEVDDGLFPNPYNLSLPVWRKDGRGFTFEYNARGHQLFRVIEVAAGMGEPRALISEETETFFNYSGKKFRHDVDDGREIIWMSERDGWNHLYLYDGASGTVKNQITAGEWVVRGVDKVDEENRIIWFHAGGMNPGIDPYFVHYYRIDFDGQNLVALTEGDAHHTVSLSPDRKFYAEIRSRVDRPPVMRLRQTENGKILRELEHVDISGLKKAGWRAPEVFKAKGRDGATDIWGVIVRPTNFDPKRKYPVIENIYAGPHSAHVPKVFLPYSGMMAVAELGFIVVQIDGMGTSHRSKAFHDVCWQNLGDAGFPDRILWHKAVAAKYAHYDLRRVGIYGTSAGAQNAMGALLFHPEFYHAAYASCGCHDNRMDKIWWNEQWMGWPLGPHYAASSNVDNAHRLKGKLLLVVGEMDTNVDPASTMQVVDALIKAGKSFDLLVLPGANHTGGGAYGERKRNDFFVRHLLGVDPPDWNRLEPKTRTGLRP; this is encoded by the coding sequence ATGCGCCGTTCCATGAGAGGGATTGTCATTGCGGTCCTGATCCTGTCGGGTTTTGCCGTCCGGAGTGCGGCCCAGGGCCGCGTCATCGATTACGAACGCGCCGACGGGTTAAGGAAAAAGTTCACCGAAGCGGTGGCCGATCTTCCCGAACGGGCCGTTTGGATCGAAGACACACCCCGATTCTGGTACAGGAAAACGGTCAAAGGCGGGAACGCCTTCGTGCTCTGTGACGCGGCAACTCTGAGTGTTGGTCCGGCCTTCGATCATGACAAGCTTGCCGCCTCTCTGTCCGCGGCGTCCAAGGCGGAATACACGGCCGTGACGTTGCCCTTTAACAGAATTTCGTATGTTGAAGAAGAAAAATCCATGGAATTCGAGGCCGCGGATTTCCGATGGCGCTGCAACCTGGAAACTTATGTTTTGGAAAAGATCGGACCGGTCGAACGCCGCCGAGACGGCTGGCAGAGGGTCGGCTGGCCCAAAGCCCGGGCCGCCTCCGAGGAATCCAAAACCTCTCCCGACGGAAAATGGGAGGCGTTCATCGAGAACTTCAATGTTTTCGTCCGGTCCATGGAAACGCGGGAGAAAACCCCGCTGAGCTTTGAGGGGAGTGAGGGCGATTATTATGCCTTCGAATCCCTGGCCTGGTCTCCCGACTCGAAAAAAATCGCGGCCTATCGTATCCGGCCCGGTTTTACGCGCGTTATTTCCTATGTGGAGTCCTCGCCGGCGGACAGACTTCAACCCGTCTCCGGAACCCTCGAATACACGAAACCGGGCGACCCCCTGGATATTCCGCAACCGGTGCTTTTCGAAGTGGAAAGCCGGGTCCGCCACGAAGTCGACGACGGCCTGTTTCCCAACCCCTACAATCTCTCTCTTCCGGTCTGGCGGAAAGACGGCCGGGGCTTCACCTTCGAATACAACGCCCGCGGCCATCAGCTTTTCCGCGTCATCGAAGTCGCCGCCGGAATGGGAGAACCCCGGGCGCTCATCAGCGAGGAGACGGAGACATTTTTCAATTATTCCGGAAAAAAATTCCGCCACGATGTCGACGACGGCCGCGAAATCATCTGGATGTCGGAGCGGGACGGATGGAATCATCTGTATCTCTATGACGGCGCCTCGGGCACCGTCAAGAATCAAATCACGGCGGGGGAGTGGGTGGTGCGCGGCGTGGACAAAGTCGACGAGGAGAACCGCATTATCTGGTTCCACGCCGGCGGCATGAATCCCGGTATCGATCCTTACTTCGTCCATTATTACCGGATCGATTTCGACGGACAAAATCTCGTCGCCCTGACCGAGGGCGATGCCCACCACACGGTCAGCCTTTCTCCCGACCGGAAATTCTATGCCGAAATCCGTTCGCGCGTCGATCGGCCGCCCGTCATGCGGCTCCGGCAAACGGAGAACGGAAAGATCCTTCGGGAGCTTGAACATGTCGACATCTCCGGCCTGAAAAAGGCCGGCTGGCGGGCTCCCGAAGTTTTCAAGGCCAAAGGACGGGACGGGGCAACGGACATTTGGGGCGTCATCGTCAGGCCGACGAACTTCGACCCGAAACGGAAATATCCGGTCATCGAAAACATCTACGCCGGACCGCACAGCGCCCATGTTCCAAAGGTATTCCTGCCCTACAGCGGCATGATGGCGGTCGCCGAACTGGGTTTCATCGTCGTCCAGATCGACGGCATGGGAACCAGCCACCGTTCCAAGGCCTTTCACGATGTCTGCTGGCAAAATCTCGGCGATGCCGGTTTTCCCGACCGCATCCTCTGGCACAAGGCCGTTGCGGCGAAATACGCGCATTATGACCTGCGCCGCGTCGGAATCTATGGAACCTCGGCCGGAGCCCAGAACGCCATGGGGGCGCTTCTCTTTCACCCGGAGTTCTACCACGCCGCCTATGCCTCCTGCGGCTGCCACGACAACCGGATGGACAAAATCTGGTGGAACGAACAGTGGATGGGCTGGCCCCTGGGGCCCCACTATGCGGCGTCCTCAAATGTCGACAACGCTCACCGCCTCAAGGGCAAGCTTCTTCTTGTCGTCGGGGAAATGGACACCAACGTCGATCCCGCATCCACAATGCAGGTCGTGGATGCCCTGATCAAGGCCGGAAAATCCTTCGATCTTCTGGTCCTGCCGGGGGCCAATCACACCGGAGGCGGCGCTTACGGCGAGAGAAAGAGAAACGACTTCTTCGTCAGACACCTTCTCGGAGTCGATCCTCCCGATTGGAACAGGCTCGAACCGAAAACCCGGACGGGCCTCAGGCCTTGA